In Asanoa sp. WMMD1127, one genomic interval encodes:
- a CDS encoding SDR family oxidoreductase yields the protein MRIVIAGGHGQVARLLSRQLADAGHTPVAIFRNAAQTDDVVATGAEPVVLDLERATRDEVAAALMGADAVVFAAGAGPGSGPARKWTVDRDAAILLARAAETAGVRRYVLLSAIGADDFDPSLDDDFEVYLEAKSAADAAVRGTDLEWTILRPDGFTDKPGTGKVTVAETVTRSSIPRADVAASLAAVVTGNLAVRRQFELTGGDTPIPEAIAAL from the coding sequence ATGAGGATCGTCATCGCCGGCGGCCACGGCCAGGTGGCCCGGCTGCTCAGCCGGCAGCTCGCCGACGCCGGGCACACCCCCGTCGCCATCTTCCGCAACGCCGCCCAGACGGACGACGTGGTCGCCACCGGCGCCGAGCCGGTCGTCCTCGACCTGGAACGGGCGACCCGCGACGAGGTCGCCGCGGCCCTCATGGGCGCGGACGCGGTGGTCTTCGCGGCGGGCGCGGGCCCGGGCAGTGGCCCGGCCCGCAAGTGGACGGTCGACCGGGACGCGGCGATCCTCCTGGCCCGCGCGGCGGAGACGGCCGGCGTACGCCGCTACGTGCTGCTGTCCGCGATCGGCGCCGACGACTTCGACCCGTCGCTGGACGACGACTTCGAGGTCTACCTGGAGGCCAAGAGCGCGGCCGACGCGGCGGTCCGCGGCACCGATCTGGAGTGGACGATCCTGCGCCCGGACGGCTTCACCGACAAGCCCGGCACGGGCAAGGTGACGGTCGCCGAAACGGTGACCCGCAGCAGCATCCCCCGCGCCGACGTCGCCGCGTCCCTGGCCGCCGTCGTCACGGGCAACCTGGCGGTCCGTCGCCAGTTCGAACTGACGGGCGGCGACACCCCGATCCCCGAGGCGATCGCGGCGCTGTAG
- a CDS encoding helix-turn-helix domain-containing protein encodes MPGILHAGRAHQAFRFSTRPPAAALAPFVAHYWVIHWDLRGRAPHEQRVLPYPAVNMTFLPGRCRVTGVPRGRFTEVLSGVGRVFGARFRATGFRPFLGAPVATITDRSLRVEEVFGAGVPAAEILAADDAAATALLDRFLVAQAPTAPDPVAETVEAIMARAADDSTITRVDHLVDAFGIGARRMQRLFAEHVGVGPKWVIRRYRLHEAAAAASAQGDGLDVAALAARLGYADQAHLTRDFTAVVGEPPARYARAQPGQA; translated from the coding sequence ATGCCGGGAATCCTGCACGCCGGGCGGGCGCACCAGGCGTTCCGGTTCAGCACCCGGCCGCCGGCCGCCGCGCTCGCGCCGTTCGTGGCGCACTACTGGGTCATCCACTGGGACCTGCGGGGGCGGGCGCCGCACGAGCAGCGGGTGCTCCCGTACCCGGCGGTGAACATGACGTTCCTGCCCGGCCGGTGCCGGGTCACCGGTGTGCCGCGCGGCCGCTTCACCGAGGTGCTGTCGGGCGTGGGCCGGGTGTTCGGCGCGCGGTTCCGGGCGACCGGCTTCCGGCCGTTCCTCGGCGCCCCCGTCGCGACGATCACGGACCGGTCGCTGCGGGTCGAGGAGGTGTTCGGCGCCGGCGTGCCTGCCGCGGAGATCCTCGCCGCTGACGACGCGGCCGCGACCGCGCTGCTGGACCGCTTCCTGGTCGCGCAGGCCCCGACCGCGCCCGACCCGGTCGCCGAGACGGTGGAGGCGATCATGGCCCGGGCCGCCGACGACTCGACGATCACCCGGGTCGACCATCTCGTCGACGCGTTCGGCATCGGCGCCCGCCGGATGCAGCGCCTCTTCGCCGAGCACGTGGGCGTCGGGCCGAAGTGGGTGATCCGCCGCTACCGGCTGCACGAGGCCGCGGCCGCCGCCTCGGCCCAGGGCGACGGCCTCGACGTGGCCGCCCTGGCCGCCCGCCTCGGCTATGCCGACCAGGCCCACCTGACCCGCGACTTCACCGCCGTGGTCGGCGAGCCACCGGCCCGCTACGCCCGCGCGCAGCCGGGTCAGGCGTAG
- a CDS encoding TIGR03086 family metal-binding protein, whose protein sequence is MQFDTVISHAARQTGAVLRDVQAGQLAAPTPCVDWDVRTLVNHVLQVGTALALAARGGPVPSELWTTELVDDSFAERFAADADAAAAGWAVAPAAPITFGAYEMPPATVASMLATDLTIHGWDLARATGQDYRPDPSAVDLSTRFMTEMGEQGRAMGAFGGPVPVAPDAGAFAAVLAASGRDPEWRPGSAP, encoded by the coding sequence ATGCAGTTCGACACCGTGATCTCCCACGCCGCCCGGCAGACCGGGGCGGTCCTCCGCGACGTCCAGGCCGGTCAGCTCGCCGCGCCCACGCCCTGCGTCGACTGGGACGTCCGCACGCTGGTCAACCACGTGCTCCAGGTCGGGACGGCGCTGGCGCTGGCGGCCCGGGGCGGTCCGGTGCCCAGCGAGCTGTGGACCACGGAGCTCGTCGACGACAGCTTCGCCGAACGGTTCGCCGCGGACGCCGACGCCGCGGCGGCCGGCTGGGCGGTCGCCCCGGCGGCCCCGATCACCTTCGGCGCGTACGAGATGCCGCCCGCGACCGTCGCCTCGATGCTGGCCACCGACCTGACCATCCACGGCTGGGACCTGGCCCGCGCGACCGGCCAGGACTACCGGCCGGACCCGTCGGCGGTGGACCTGAGCACCCGGTTCATGACCGAGATGGGGGAGCAGGGGCGGGCGATGGGCGCGTTCGGCGGGCCGGTCCCGGTGGCGCCGGACGCCGGGGCGTTCGCGGCGGTCCTGGCGGCCAGCGGGCGCGACCCGGAGTGGCGGCCGGGTTCCGCTCCCTGA
- a CDS encoding glycosyl hydrolase yields the protein MKPFSRRARASAAVLAVALVSTVLSFTMLDRAGAAPLGAGSYATTRPAGAAAPVACAGVSANPRLYVTANAPAGAVPTNDWWSSLLYKRDNVGCQYSAPLHAHPMSFQPGADGLGVSYTTTPSISGTPTTVGEYHYSYSREFTLGVAGLSSPDVKVDGWTDWTVSPYWSGNGRTLRATIGHGLPFVYAQVTGGNAQLGFPGTPAVWLNSGNRVGFTMRGHDYVAYAPAGAAWTVSGTTITSTLAGRGYYSVALLPTTTSTPAAERTALADSWAAYAHRHVTGTTVSWAYNQSTSTVNATYAFTTTAREGAGGGTVVSLYPHQWKNLASGTPISPTYVSARGPMRTLVGVSSFTTATRFNGVLPEVPAVATSTGGDLTTLGTLLDQVANGDPMAGVGNDTYWTGKGLGRAARLAEIADQLGRTAQRDRMLAAIRTRLTDWFTASPGKTQRVFAYDGAWGTLVGYPASYGSDTELNDHHFHYGYFIAAAATLARFDPGWAAQSQYGAMVNLLIRDANSWQRTDPMFPFLRDFDIYAGHDWASGHAAFGAGNNQESSSEGMNFANALIQWGIATGQTAIRDAGLFIYTTQAQAIQEYWFDSSDTNYPAAFGHSTVGMVWGDGGAYATWFSGEPEMIQGINLLPITGGSLYLGQRPSYVNTNWDELVRNNGGQPTVWQDVLWSFRALGANGAGDAALAALRANPNYPPEDGETRAHTFHWVRNVAALGTVDTTVTADTPLHAVFTKNGARTYVATNVSANPLTVRFSDGRTLTVPAGRTATTGAFTWSGGGGVANPPTGEPSNPPTSNPPTSNPPTGEPSNPPTSNPPVGSNRLFVRSGGLLSTSAGGGAATVTLAAANGNWDGTPHNPATFNLCGLRGPVSGATAFQLHVDAGGAVAQGVQARVSYDPNGTGSFSRVETYHYFATDPVPGTESYTQAVGLRSSSGTLAAMNGGCVRLEVWNAIGNASTTIRVDATSTEGRQSTVTAPFTVS from the coding sequence ATGAAACCGTTCTCTCGCCGGGCCCGTGCGTCCGCGGCCGTGCTGGCCGTGGCGCTCGTGAGCACCGTGCTCTCCTTCACCATGCTCGACCGGGCCGGCGCCGCACCCCTGGGCGCCGGCAGCTACGCCACCACCCGTCCGGCCGGCGCCGCGGCCCCCGTGGCCTGCGCCGGCGTGTCCGCCAACCCCCGCCTCTACGTCACCGCCAACGCCCCGGCCGGCGCGGTGCCGACCAACGACTGGTGGTCGTCGCTGCTCTACAAGCGCGACAACGTCGGCTGCCAGTACTCCGCGCCCCTGCACGCGCACCCGATGTCGTTCCAGCCGGGCGCCGACGGCCTCGGCGTCTCCTACACCACCACGCCGTCGATCTCCGGCACGCCGACGACCGTGGGGGAGTACCACTACTCGTACAGCCGGGAGTTCACCCTCGGTGTCGCCGGGCTCAGCTCGCCCGACGTGAAGGTGGACGGCTGGACCGACTGGACGGTCTCGCCCTACTGGTCCGGCAACGGGCGCACGCTGCGGGCCACCATCGGGCACGGGCTGCCGTTCGTGTACGCCCAGGTGACCGGCGGCAACGCCCAGCTCGGCTTCCCGGGCACGCCGGCGGTCTGGCTCAACTCCGGCAACCGGGTCGGCTTCACCATGCGCGGGCACGACTACGTCGCCTACGCGCCGGCCGGGGCCGCCTGGACCGTCAGCGGCACGACCATCACGTCCACATTGGCCGGTCGCGGCTACTACTCGGTGGCGCTGCTGCCCACCACGACCTCGACGCCGGCCGCCGAGCGCACCGCGCTGGCCGACAGCTGGGCCGCGTACGCACACCGGCACGTCACCGGCACCACGGTGAGCTGGGCCTACAACCAGTCCACCAGCACCGTCAACGCCACCTACGCGTTCACCACCACCGCGCGCGAGGGCGCCGGCGGTGGCACCGTGGTGAGCCTCTACCCGCACCAGTGGAAGAACCTGGCGTCCGGCACGCCGATCTCGCCGACCTACGTGTCGGCCCGCGGTCCGATGCGGACACTGGTCGGCGTCTCCTCGTTCACCACCGCCACGCGCTTCAACGGCGTGCTGCCCGAGGTCCCGGCCGTCGCCACGTCGACCGGCGGCGACCTGACCACCCTCGGCACGTTGCTGGACCAGGTGGCCAACGGCGACCCGATGGCCGGCGTCGGCAACGACACCTACTGGACCGGCAAGGGTCTCGGCCGGGCCGCGCGCCTCGCCGAGATCGCCGACCAGCTCGGCCGCACCGCGCAGCGCGACCGCATGCTGGCCGCCATCCGCACCCGGCTCACCGACTGGTTCACCGCCTCGCCGGGCAAGACCCAACGGGTCTTCGCGTACGACGGCGCCTGGGGCACGCTGGTCGGCTACCCGGCCTCGTACGGGTCGGACACCGAGCTCAACGACCACCACTTCCACTACGGCTACTTCATCGCGGCGGCCGCCACCCTGGCCCGGTTCGACCCCGGCTGGGCGGCCCAGTCGCAGTACGGCGCGATGGTCAACCTGTTGATCCGCGACGCCAACAGCTGGCAGCGGACCGACCCGATGTTCCCGTTCCTGCGCGACTTCGACATCTACGCCGGTCACGACTGGGCCTCCGGCCACGCCGCGTTCGGCGCCGGCAACAACCAGGAGTCGTCGTCGGAGGGGATGAACTTCGCCAACGCCCTGATCCAGTGGGGCATCGCGACGGGCCAGACCGCGATCCGCGACGCCGGCCTGTTCATCTACACCACCCAGGCCCAGGCCATCCAGGAGTACTGGTTCGACTCGTCCGACACCAACTACCCGGCCGCGTTCGGGCACAGCACCGTCGGCATGGTCTGGGGCGACGGCGGCGCGTACGCCACCTGGTTCAGCGGCGAGCCCGAGATGATCCAGGGCATCAACCTGCTGCCCATCACCGGCGGCTCGCTCTATCTGGGCCAGCGGCCGTCCTATGTGAACACCAACTGGGACGAGCTGGTCCGCAACAACGGCGGGCAACCGACGGTGTGGCAGGACGTGCTCTGGTCGTTCCGGGCACTCGGGGCCAACGGGGCCGGTGACGCCGCGCTGGCGGCGCTGCGGGCCAACCCCAACTACCCGCCGGAGGACGGCGAGACGCGGGCCCACACGTTCCACTGGGTGCGCAACGTCGCCGCGCTCGGCACCGTCGACACCACCGTCACCGCGGACACGCCGTTGCACGCGGTGTTCACCAAGAACGGCGCCCGCACCTATGTGGCGACCAACGTGTCGGCGAACCCGCTGACCGTCCGCTTCTCCGACGGCCGCACGCTGACCGTGCCGGCGGGGCGGACCGCCACCACCGGCGCGTTCACCTGGAGCGGCGGCGGCGGGGTGGCGAACCCACCCACCGGCGAGCCGAGCAACCCGCCGACCAGCAACCCACCGACCAGCAACCCACCGACCGGTGAGCCGAGTAACCCGCCGACCAGCAACCCGCCGGTGGGCTCCAACCGGCTGTTCGTGCGCTCCGGCGGCCTGCTCTCCACGTCGGCCGGCGGCGGCGCGGCCACCGTCACGCTGGCGGCGGCCAACGGCAACTGGGACGGCACACCGCACAACCCGGCGACGTTCAACCTGTGCGGGCTGCGCGGGCCGGTCAGCGGGGCCACGGCGTTCCAGCTGCACGTCGACGCCGGTGGCGCCGTCGCGCAGGGTGTCCAGGCCCGGGTCTCCTACGACCCCAACGGCACGGGGAGCTTCAGCCGGGTGGAGACCTACCACTACTTCGCCACGGATCCGGTGCCCGGCACCGAGTCCTACACGCAGGCGGTCGGGCTGCGCTCGTCGTCGGGCACGTTGGCCGCGATGAACGGCGGCTGCGTGCGGCTGGAGGTCTGGAACGCGATCGGCAACGCGTCGACGACGATCCGGGTCGACGCGACCAGCACCGAAGGGCGGCAGTCGACGGTCACGGCGCCGTTCACCGTCTCCTGA
- a CDS encoding DUF952 domain-containing protein: MIYKLLTTAEWRAAEAAGVYAGSEFDKGDGFIHFSAADQVVETAARVFGGQTGLTMLSVDPDVLGSELRWEPSRGGALFPHLYGPMPLHAVVAVITLRDDIPVDEAVAAALP; encoded by the coding sequence GTGATCTACAAGCTGCTGACCACCGCGGAGTGGCGCGCCGCCGAGGCCGCCGGCGTCTACGCGGGCTCCGAGTTCGACAAGGGCGACGGCTTCATCCACTTCTCCGCCGCCGACCAGGTGGTGGAGACGGCGGCCCGGGTGTTCGGGGGCCAGACCGGCCTGACGATGCTCAGCGTCGACCCGGACGTGCTCGGCTCCGAGCTGCGCTGGGAACCCTCGCGCGGCGGCGCGCTCTTCCCGCACCTCTACGGGCCGATGCCGCTGCACGCGGTGGTCGCCGTCATCACCCTGCGGGACGACATCCCGGTCGACGAGGCGGTGGCCGCGGCGCTGCCGTGA
- a CDS encoding GNAT family N-acetyltransferase yields MPSLLPPTTDVHVSYLAAMAEFQAEGRGGPDDDTMIGREIRTYADRWADPGVFAEYVAALRAEALEETPRPAHFVPSTTLWWLDGADYLGRLAIRHRLNQQLLDRGGHIGYDVRPSARLRGHATAMLAAARPVARALGIQAALVTCDVDNVGSRKAIERNGGVLEDERDGKLRFWVPTAPVGSSA; encoded by the coding sequence GTGCCTTCGTTGCTGCCACCCACCACCGACGTCCACGTCTCCTACCTCGCCGCCATGGCCGAGTTCCAGGCCGAGGGCCGCGGCGGCCCCGACGACGACACGATGATCGGCCGCGAGATCCGGACGTACGCGGACCGCTGGGCCGACCCCGGCGTGTTCGCGGAGTACGTCGCCGCGCTGCGGGCCGAAGCGCTGGAGGAGACGCCCCGGCCCGCGCACTTCGTGCCCTCGACCACGCTGTGGTGGCTCGACGGCGCGGACTACCTGGGCCGGCTCGCCATCCGGCACCGGCTCAACCAGCAGCTGCTGGACCGCGGCGGCCACATCGGCTACGACGTGCGGCCGTCGGCCCGGCTGCGCGGGCACGCCACCGCCATGCTGGCCGCGGCCCGGCCCGTCGCCCGCGCGCTGGGCATCCAAGCGGCGCTGGTCACCTGCGACGTCGACAACGTCGGCTCCCGCAAGGCCATCGAGCGCAACGGCGGTGTGCTGGAGGACGAGCGCGACGGCAAGCTGCGCTTCTGGGTGCCGACCGCGCCGGTAGGCTCCTCCGCGTGA
- a CDS encoding ABC transporter permease has protein sequence MIAFRNGWQRGLILLRQSFTNGAELFAHLFWPLLMVGAAVALRGRDFGGFSVGALAVPSILGMNAALGMVSLSQQLTADREDGTLLRAKATPHGLPAYVLGTLLLVGGGLLVDLAVFLAPAALLVPGLVTGGAGTWLTVVALLALAMVATLPLGVVLGAALGTARAQGLLTLPILALVGISGIFYPLAALPGWLQAIAQVFPFYWLGLGMRAALLPDTAVAVEIGDSWRHLETLGVLSAWAVAGLLLAPVVLRRMARRESGSLVAARRERALQRVG, from the coding sequence ATGATCGCGTTTCGCAACGGTTGGCAGCGGGGCCTGATCCTGCTCCGCCAGTCGTTCACCAACGGCGCCGAGCTGTTCGCCCACCTCTTCTGGCCGCTGCTGATGGTCGGCGCCGCGGTCGCCCTGCGGGGCCGGGACTTCGGCGGCTTCTCGGTCGGCGCCCTGGCCGTCCCGAGCATCCTCGGCATGAACGCCGCCCTCGGCATGGTCTCGCTGAGCCAGCAGCTCACCGCCGACCGCGAGGACGGCACGCTGCTGCGGGCCAAAGCCACCCCGCACGGCCTGCCCGCGTACGTCCTGGGCACGTTGCTCCTGGTCGGTGGCGGTCTCCTGGTCGACCTGGCCGTCTTCCTCGCGCCGGCCGCCCTGCTGGTGCCGGGTCTGGTCACCGGCGGCGCCGGCACCTGGCTCACCGTCGTGGCCCTGCTCGCCCTGGCCATGGTCGCGACCCTGCCGCTGGGCGTCGTGCTCGGCGCCGCCTTGGGCACCGCCCGGGCGCAAGGGCTGCTCACCCTGCCGATCCTGGCGCTGGTCGGCATCTCCGGCATCTTCTACCCGCTGGCCGCGCTGCCCGGCTGGCTGCAGGCGATCGCCCAGGTCTTCCCGTTCTACTGGCTGGGGCTCGGCATGCGCGCGGCGCTGCTGCCGGACACCGCGGTCGCGGTCGAGATCGGCGACTCGTGGCGCCACCTGGAGACGCTCGGGGTGCTGTCGGCCTGGGCGGTGGCCGGCCTGCTGCTGGCTCCGGTGGTGCTGCGCCGGATGGCCCGGCGGGAGTCCGGCTCGCTGGTGGCGGCCCGACGCGAGCGCGCGCTCCAGCGGGTCGGATGA
- a CDS encoding ABC transporter ATP-binding protein yields the protein MTTTVIDVDGVRMRYGATEVLHDVTFQVAAGETVALLGPNGAGKTTTIEILEGFRQRTAGRVAVLGADPMRGGDAWRARVGVVLQSWRDHAKWRVGELLAHLAGYYPRPWPVDALLAAVGLTDQAGQKIRTLSGGQRRRLDVAIGVVGRPDVLFLDEPTAGFDPVARREFHDLVTGLDTTVLLTTHDLDEAERLADRIVILDGGRVVADGTAAELARAIVGADEVRWRRGDERLRRSTSDSTAFVRDLLTDPDVVELEVHRASLEQTYLALVHRAETTGATA from the coding sequence ATGACGACGACGGTCATCGACGTCGACGGCGTCCGGATGCGCTACGGCGCGACCGAGGTGCTGCACGACGTGACATTCCAGGTCGCGGCCGGCGAGACGGTCGCGCTGCTCGGCCCCAACGGCGCCGGCAAGACCACGACGATCGAGATCCTCGAGGGCTTCCGGCAGCGCACGGCGGGTCGGGTCGCCGTGCTCGGCGCCGATCCGATGCGCGGCGGCGACGCGTGGCGGGCCCGGGTGGGCGTCGTGCTGCAGTCCTGGCGCGACCACGCCAAGTGGCGGGTCGGCGAGCTGCTCGCGCACCTGGCCGGCTACTACCCGCGCCCATGGCCGGTCGACGCGCTGCTGGCCGCGGTGGGGCTCACGGACCAGGCCGGTCAGAAGATCCGGACGCTCTCCGGTGGGCAGCGCCGCCGCCTCGACGTCGCGATCGGCGTGGTCGGCCGGCCCGACGTGCTGTTCCTCGACGAGCCGACCGCCGGCTTCGACCCGGTCGCCCGCCGCGAGTTCCACGACCTCGTGACCGGCCTCGACACCACGGTGCTGCTCACCACGCACGACCTCGACGAGGCCGAGCGGCTCGCCGACCGGATCGTCATCCTCGACGGCGGTCGCGTGGTGGCCGACGGGACGGCGGCGGAGCTGGCCCGGGCGATCGTCGGTGCCGACGAGGTGCGTTGGCGGCGCGGCGACGAGCGGCTGCGCCGGTCGACGAGCGATTCCACGGCGTTCGTACGCGACCTGCTCACCGACCCCGACGTCGTGGAGCTCGAGGTCCACCGCGCCTCACTGGAGCAGACCTACCTGGCGCTCGTCCACCGGGCCGAGACCACGGGAGCGACGGCATGA
- a CDS encoding MarR family transcriptional regulator, which produces MPGGRLTHDERVAIAAGLAEGYGYAEIARGLDRPTSTVTREVARNGGARGYTADRAHRATARRARRRPPAGPPATTAADRQAFVEEFAVILAAAGMPRMVARVLSCLYTSDDGALTAAELVERLRVSPAAVSKAVGYLAGLDLVRRERAGRRDRYVVDDDVWLRAWEGSARTHLVWAEAAERGAGVFGRDTAAGARLADLAGFFGRLGDDMSGGPSDAAVADVLTVAAALVHAGVPVRPADLAAGLGWPPARVRDAIHDAVRRPDLTGPVLIRRTRSGLYLALPRLTEAEQKALTAAVRSS; this is translated from the coding sequence ATGCCCGGCGGCAGGCTCACGCACGACGAGCGGGTGGCGATCGCGGCCGGGCTGGCCGAGGGCTACGGCTACGCCGAGATCGCCCGCGGCCTCGACCGGCCGACCTCGACCGTGACCCGCGAGGTGGCCCGCAACGGCGGCGCGCGCGGCTACACCGCCGACCGGGCGCACCGGGCGACCGCCCGGCGGGCCCGGCGCCGACCGCCGGCCGGTCCACCGGCCACCACGGCCGCCGACCGGCAGGCGTTCGTCGAGGAGTTCGCGGTGATCCTGGCCGCGGCCGGCATGCCCCGCATGGTCGCCCGGGTGCTGTCGTGCCTCTACACCAGCGACGACGGCGCGCTCACCGCCGCGGAGCTCGTGGAGCGGCTGCGGGTCAGCCCGGCCGCGGTGTCCAAGGCGGTCGGCTACCTCGCCGGCCTCGACCTCGTGCGGCGCGAGCGGGCGGGGCGGCGGGACCGCTACGTCGTCGACGACGACGTCTGGCTGCGGGCGTGGGAGGGGAGCGCGCGTACCCACCTGGTCTGGGCTGAGGCCGCGGAGCGGGGCGCGGGGGTGTTCGGCCGGGACACGGCGGCCGGCGCGCGCCTGGCCGACCTGGCCGGTTTCTTCGGGCGCCTCGGCGACGACATGTCGGGTGGGCCGTCCGACGCCGCGGTCGCCGACGTGCTGACGGTCGCGGCGGCCCTGGTGCACGCCGGCGTGCCGGTGCGGCCCGCCGATCTGGCGGCCGGGCTCGGCTGGCCGCCGGCGCGCGTCCGTGACGCGATCCACGACGCCGTTCGCCGCCCCGATCTCACGGGACCGGTTCTGATTCGCCGTACGCGCTCGGGACTTTATCTGGCATTGCCCCGACTGACCGAAGCGGAACAGAAAGCATTGACTGCCGCCGTTCGGTCATCGTGA
- a CDS encoding MHYT domain-containing protein: protein MAHIDQFGYGWITPTLSYALSVLGSVLGLICAQRAREAHGTAQRAWWLMLAAWAIGGTAIWSMHFMAMLGFSVTGAPIRYDIGLTAASALIAIVMVLIGLLIAGLGRPMLIKVIIGGVVAGLGVAAMHYTGMAAMELNADVHYDTTRVGLSIAIAVVAAAVALWLATNVRGTLAVIASALVMGVAVNGMHFTGMYSMSATLHEDQGTLSGATASGLLVPIVLAVILVVIGLVYAVLAAPTADDRAGVEYIQARMADRLDRLPTSAAEPDPHGLAARVDPAPPAKPGPDPNGLASRFQSRR from the coding sequence ATGGCGCACATCGACCAATTCGGGTACGGCTGGATTACCCCGACCTTGAGCTACGCGCTGTCGGTGCTGGGCTCGGTGCTCGGCCTGATCTGCGCCCAACGGGCCCGCGAGGCCCACGGCACCGCCCAGCGCGCCTGGTGGCTGATGCTCGCGGCCTGGGCCATCGGCGGCACCGCGATCTGGAGCATGCATTTCATGGCGATGCTCGGATTCTCGGTCACGGGCGCGCCGATCCGTTATGACATCGGCCTGACCGCCGCCAGCGCGCTGATCGCGATCGTGATGGTGCTCATCGGTCTGCTCATCGCCGGTCTCGGCCGCCCGATGCTGATCAAAGTGATCATCGGCGGCGTGGTGGCCGGCCTCGGCGTCGCGGCGATGCACTACACCGGCATGGCGGCCATGGAGCTCAACGCCGACGTCCACTACGACACCACCCGGGTCGGCCTGTCGATCGCCATCGCGGTCGTCGCGGCCGCCGTCGCGCTCTGGCTCGCGACCAACGTCCGGGGCACCCTGGCCGTCATCGCCTCCGCCCTCGTCATGGGTGTCGCCGTCAACGGCATGCACTTCACCGGCATGTACTCGATGTCCGCCACGCTCCACGAGGACCAGGGCACGCTCTCCGGCGCCACCGCCTCGGGCCTGCTCGTGCCGATCGTGCTCGCCGTGATCCTGGTCGTGATCGGCCTGGTCTACGCGGTACTGGCCGCGCCGACAGCCGACGACCGGGCCGGCGTCGAATACATCCAGGCCCGGATGGCCGACCGGCTCGACCGGCTGCCGACGAGCGCGGCCGAGCCCGACCCGCACGGCCTGGCCGCCCGCGTCGACCCGGCGCCACCGGCCAAGCCGGGCCCCGACCCCAACGGCCTGGCGTCCCGGTTCCAGAGCCGCCGCTGA
- a CDS encoding FAD-binding protein produces MEFNWARSHEYGAARLARPSTVDEARELVAGADRVRALGTRHSFTGIADTTGLLLATGGLPADLVLDESDRSVTVGAGARYGEVAVELDARGWALATMASLPHISVAGAVATGTHGSGDRTGSLAAGVRALEVIGPDGALRRVARGEPDFPGSVVALGALGVVTRVTLDVEPSYVVRQAVYRDLPWSLASTSLDALTGAAYSVSLFLDWGTDRIAQVWLKSRGELPEALFGVAAADEPVHMLAGATTEAVTGQQGVPGPWHERLPHFRLAFTPSRGEELQSEYLVPRGSVQEAFASLRPLGPRISRVLQISEIRTVAADDLWLSGAYGTDVVGIHFTWVKDAESVYALLPDIEAALLPLGARPHWGKCFATTDVAGLYPRMADFRALRARVDPTGKFGNSMVDRLLGG; encoded by the coding sequence ATGGAGTTCAACTGGGCCCGAAGCCACGAGTACGGCGCCGCGCGGCTGGCCCGCCCCTCGACCGTCGACGAGGCGCGCGAGCTGGTCGCCGGCGCCGATCGCGTGCGGGCGCTCGGCACCCGGCACTCGTTCACCGGCATCGCCGACACCACCGGCCTGCTGCTGGCCACCGGCGGCCTGCCGGCGGACCTCGTGCTCGACGAGTCCGACCGCAGCGTGACGGTCGGCGCCGGGGCCCGCTACGGCGAGGTCGCCGTCGAGCTGGACGCCCGCGGGTGGGCGCTGGCCACGATGGCGTCGTTGCCGCACATCTCGGTCGCCGGCGCGGTCGCGACGGGCACGCACGGCTCGGGGGACCGGACCGGTTCGCTCGCGGCGGGCGTACGCGCGCTCGAGGTGATCGGCCCCGACGGCGCGCTGCGCCGGGTGGCCCGCGGCGAGCCGGACTTCCCCGGCAGTGTGGTCGCGCTGGGCGCGCTCGGCGTGGTGACCCGGGTGACCCTCGACGTCGAACCGTCCTATGTGGTGCGCCAGGCGGTCTACCGCGACCTGCCGTGGTCGCTGGCGTCGACGTCGCTGGACGCGCTGACCGGGGCGGCCTACAGCGTGAGCCTGTTCCTCGACTGGGGCACTGACCGGATAGCCCAGGTCTGGTTGAAGAGCCGCGGCGAGCTGCCCGAGGCGCTCTTCGGTGTGGCGGCGGCCGACGAGCCGGTGCACATGCTGGCCGGCGCGACCACCGAGGCGGTGACCGGGCAGCAGGGCGTGCCGGGTCCCTGGCACGAGCGGCTGCCGCACTTCCGGCTGGCGTTCACGCCGAGCCGCGGCGAGGAGCTCCAGAGCGAATACCTCGTGCCGCGTGGCTCCGTGCAGGAGGCGTTCGCGTCGCTGCGGCCGCTCGGACCACGAATCTCGCGGGTGCTGCAGATCTCCGAGATCCGCACGGTCGCGGCCGACGACCTCTGGCTGAGCGGCGCCTACGGCACCGACGTGGTCGGGATCCACTTCACCTGGGTCAAGGACGCCGAGAGCGTGTACGCGCTGCTGCCCGACATCGAGGCCGCGCTGCTGCCGCTCGGGGCCCGGCCGCACTGGGGCAAGTGCTTTGCCACCACCGACGTGGCCGGCCTCTACCCGCGGATGGCCGACTTCCGCGCGCTGCGGGCCCGCGTGGACCCGACCGGCAAGTTCGGCAACTCGATGGTGGACCGGCTGCTCGGCGGTTAG